A genomic window from Astatotilapia calliptera chromosome 12, fAstCal1.2, whole genome shotgun sequence includes:
- the LOC113034368 gene encoding T-box transcription factor TBX2-A-like: MRTFSELCVSAAVPQTFPGGDPAPCATLLSGFTLFPIASTGGPPNRSLDSSVDPILRTSTPESSALFSRPRELVEIEETAEDEPKLYLEASELWRQFHKCGTEMVITKSGRRMFPPLRARCTGMDRKAKYILLMDIVAADDCRYKFHNSRWMVAGKADPEMPKRMYIHPDSPATGEQWMSKVVNFLKLKLTNNISDKHGFTILNSMHKYQPRFHIVKAHDILTLPYCTFRTYVFSETEFIAVTAYQNDKITQLKIDNNPFAKGFRDTGNGRREKRKLQHSSHSSKETQLTDVKHEPVKDSPQHSHNSKSSDPHESDSDKDTNSEEFPGEEMCETHQEKEPEPKVSITEATMQTTARIHKDVDLGQSHVSSLTTDQANRCQKQDARMEQLSDVSTGFAYSCAYSPELNRYLWDPSVSNGLFHSSRLNTWHSCANVDRVVPCGLSPALTPLPINQQHAMAQDLMSLSHFGGFLFYPNSSFLATSAHYLNPQGQSGLDFRGCPSIRSRDYFSSPAIFSFVPAASGSFKYLTPDWLTWPKMEEKTEQEVTGARISKEQWESTDL, from the exons ATGCGCACTTTCTCTGAGCTGTGCGTCTCAGCAGCGGTGCCTCAAACTTTTCCAGGAGGAGATCCGGCTCCCTGCGCGACTCTCCTGTCCGGATTCACTTTGTTCCCAATTGCATCCACGGGAGGACCGCCAAACCGAAGCCTGGATTCCAGTGTAGATCCGATCCTTCGCACATCTACGCCGGAGAGCTCTGCGCTATTTTCTCGGCCTCGTGAACTTGTGGAAATCGAGGAAACAGCAGAAGATGAGCCCAAACTTTATTTAGAAGCCAGTGAGCTTTGGAGACAGTTCCACAAATGCGGAACAGAAATGGTCATTACAAAATCTGGGAG ACGTATGTTTCCGCCGCTCAGGGCCAGGTGCACGGGGATGGACAGAAAAGCCAAATATATTCTCCTCATGGACATCGTGGCAGCTGATGACTGTAGATATAAATTCCATAACTCACGCTGGATGGTGGCTGGCAAGGCGGACCCCGAGATGCCCAAACGCATGTACATCCACCCGGACAGTCCGGCTACGGGAGAGCAGTGGATGTCCAAAGTGGTCAACTTCCTCAAGCTGAAACTAACCAACAACATATCAGACAAGCATGGATTT ACAATTCTCAACTCGATGCACAAGTACCAGCCCAGGTTTCATATAGTAAAGGCACACGACATCCTAACGCTGCCTTACTGCACTTTTAGGACATATGTGTTCTCTGAGACTGAATTCATCGCAGTTACAGCTTACCAGAATGACAAG ATCACACAGCTGAAAATAGACAACAATCCTTTCGCCAAGGGATTCCGAGATACTGGCAATggaaggagagagaagag GAAACTACAACACTCATCCCACAGCTCTAAAGAGACACAGCTGACTGACGTGAAACATGAACCTGTAAAAGACTCTCCACAGCATTCACACAATTCCAAGTCTTCAG ATCCCCACGAGAGTGACAGTGATAAGGACACAAATTCTGAAGAGTTTCCTGGAGAAGAGATGTGTGAAACACACCAGGAAAAAGAACCAGAGCCAAAGGTTTCCATCACAGAAGCAACCATGCAGACTACAGCCAGGATCCACAAAGATGTGGACCTCGGACAAAGTCATGTCAGCAGCCTAACAACTGACCAAGCAAATCGCTGCCAGAAACAAGATGCAAGGATGGAACAACTGTCTGATGTCTCCACCGGTTTTGCATACAGCTGTGCTTATTCTCCAGAATTAAACAGATATCTGTGGGATCCCAGTGTTTCAAATGGCCTTTTCCACTCATCTCGGCTGAACACCTGGCACAGCTGTGCCAACGTGGACAGAGTAGTGCCATGTGGATTGAGTCCAGCACTGACTCCTCTTCCTATTAATCAACAACATGCAATGGCACAG GACCTGATGAGCCTTTCACACTTTGGAGGATTTCTGTTTTATCCTAATTCCAGCTTCTTAGCAACATCGGCCCACTACCTCAACCCACAAGGGCAGTCCGGATTGGATTTCAGAGGCTGTCCAAGCATCCGCAGTCGGGATTACTTCTCCTCTCCGGcaatattttcatttgttccTGCAGCAAGTGGCAGTTTCAAATATCTCACCCCCGATTGGCTTACATGGCCTAAGATGGAGGAAAAGACAGAGCAGGAAGTGACTGGAGCCAGGATAAGTAAAGAACAGTGGGAGTCTACTGACCTGTGA